Proteins co-encoded in one Fusarium musae strain F31 chromosome 3, whole genome shotgun sequence genomic window:
- the TIM17 gene encoding translocase of the inner membrane (EggNog:ENOG41~BUSCO:EOG09265E6R), whose translation MDHGRDPCPWVILNDFGGAFCMGAIGGTIWHGIKGFRNSPYGERRIGAITAIKMRAPVLGGNFGVWGGLFSTFDCAVKGVRQKEDPYNAIIAGFFTGGSLAIRGGYKAARNGAIGCAVLLAVIEGVGIGFSKMLAGSTKLEAPQPPPQEATL comes from the exons ATGGATCACGGACGAGACCCCTGCCCTTGGGTCATTCTCAATGACTTTGGTGGTGCCTTTTGTATGGGC GCTATTGGCGGTACTATCTGGCACGGAATCAAGGGCTTCCGTAACTCTCCCTATGGCGAGCGACGCATTGGCGCCATCACAGCCATCAAGATGCGCGCCCCAGTTCTCGGTGGTAACTTTGGTGTCTGGGGTGGCCTCTTCTCAACGTTCGACTGCGCTGTGAAGGGTGTTCGCCAGAAGGAGGATCCTTACAACGCTATTATTGCTGGTTTCTTCACTGGTGGTTCTCTCGCTATTCGAGGTGGCTACAAGGCCGCCCGAAACGGTGCCATCGGCtgtgctgttcttcttgccgTCATCGAGGGTGTCGGTATTGGTTTCTCCAAGATGCTTGCTGGTAGCACCAAGTTAGaagctcctcagcctccacCCCAGGAGGCTACTCTGTGA
- a CDS encoding hypothetical protein (EggNog:ENOG41) gives MSSEELSLPVLPAVSWDEQSQTFSNNPRKRVRNAASKHAPSSTFNNSSDPAVFSSDDDPALDNYVEGRRKKRYIGSWFQQHPTSSDSTFSEIHVPKQRRQWTRQADSGVFLGSDGNESDVLETVPEVPKPRLPQLDRVVRRVSRAEQVARDRVRACLDAGEETIDFWSLGLEDVSNDTISPLSQFTCIPVVTKDVAFEQKDPELKIYMAQNRLTRVPGAIFDLTHLTILSLRHNKLTELPPAVAKLHHLKELNVSHNRLRHLPMELLELFAPDSKLDKLVVHPNPFWQPSESLESTDAQLSNTLFFQAEAGASPTPRLVSRALGRSPLQLSDSTGRILSDFKFPTDHTKLILPVDEGEPEFCPSSSVSSMTESQRLEGASRVPSLLETALRACYSSTHLSEMPYYIPEGLNHLRKLLERAQRQKEAGGLSCSRCRKPMVISTTKWVEWREVRACNRASHGNQALVRMTPLSMAEGERTIPFVNRGCSWRCRPGDIDKSSWGLPSGNFVAVTNEES, from the coding sequence ATGTCGTCAGAAGAATTATCTCTACCTGTTCTCCCCGCTGTGTCGTGGGACGAGCAATCGCAGACCTTCAGTAACAATCCTCGGAAACGCGTCCGCAATGCCGCTTCAAAGCACGCGCCATCCTCAACTTTTAACAATTCAAGTGATCCCGCTGTATTCTCCAGTGATGATGACCCGGCATTGGACAACTATGTAGAGGGAAGACGAAAGAAGAGATACATTGGTTCGTGGTTTCAGCAGCATCCCACCTCTTCCGATTCAACCTTCAGTGAGATTCACGTCCCCAAGCAGAGGCGTCAGTGGACGCGACAGGCAGACAGTGGTGTCTTCCTCGGCAGTGATGGTAATGAGAGCGATGTACTAGAAACAGTACCCGAAGTTCCAAAACCCAGACTTCCACAACTTGATCGCGTCGTACGCCGCGTCTCAAGAGCTGAACAAGTTGCGCGTGACAGAGTCCGTGCCTGTCTTGACGCGGGCGAAGAGACAATTGATTTTTGGTCATTGGGACTGGAAGATGTCTCGAATGATACAATCAGCCCTTTGTCGCAGTTTACCTGCATCCCTGTCGTGACCAAGGATGTTGCCTTCGAGCAGAAGGATCCCGAGCTTAAGATCTATATGGCCCAAAACCGGTTGACCCGGGTTCCTGGTGCCATCTTCGATCTAACGCATCTCACAATCCTGAGCCTCCGCCATAACAAGCTCACCGAACTTCCCCCCGCTGTTGCAAaacttcatcatctgaagGAACTCAACGTATCGCATAACCGCTTACGACATTTGCCCATGGAGTTGCTGGAGCTTTTTGCACCAGATAGCAAACTTGACAAACTTGTTGTCCATCCAAATCCATTCTGGCAACCAAGTGAGAGCCTGGAATCGACCGACGCTCAGCTCAGCAACACACTCTTCTTCCAGGCTGAGGCGGGAGCCTCGCCGACGCCACGTTTAGTGAGCCGTGCACTAGGTCGAAGTCCTCTACAGCTCTCAGACAGTACAGGAAGGATTCTTTCAGACTTCAAGTTTCCAACAGATCATACAAAACTCATTCTGCCCGTTGATGAAGGAGAGCCTGAGTTTTGCCCATCGTCCTCAGTCTCATCCATGACCGAGTCACAACGTCTCGAGGGTGCAAGCCGTGTGCCTAGTCTTCTCGAGACAGCTCTAAGGGCTTGTTATTCCAGCACTCATCTTTCAGAGATGCCGTACTACATCCCTGAGGGGCTTAACCATCTCAGGAAGCTTCTGGAGCGAGCACAAAGGCAGAAAGAGGCTGGTGGATTGTCATGTTCACGCTGTCGAAAACCGATGGTCATTTCCACCACCAAGTGGGTTGAATGGCGAGAAGTTCGGGCTTGTAACAGGGCCAGCCACGGTAACCAAGCTCTTGTACGGATGACGCCGTTGAGTATGGCAGAAGGCGAGAGGACGATACCGTTTGTTAATCGAGGATGCTCATGGCGATGCCGTCCGGGAGACATTGATAAGAGCAGCTGGGGGCTGCCGAGTGGAAATTTTGTCGCAGTGACAAATGAGGAAAGCTAG
- a CDS encoding hypothetical protein (MEROPS:MER0017622) — translation MLEEPQTAPESLSTRKRSKASEENEEERNKKRSRGRPRLDTRDETAQDRRRTQIRLAQRAYRNRKDTAITTLEDKVKDLEDANENMSKEFMNFFDFVLSQGMLEGAPEVARRLNDTTRKFLSLTRKSADDSNRDGIEDTPASAQAQEQVVSQPPGRHPSSSDSSTSGEFMLQNPPGFSAPQEKSLSTPRRPDPTIRQQATPPLNLPYEIITMPTTDNASFPVYDTQTTISFEQNPFLQSPFPNVHSPATYAPQERSFGRRLQRATLEAGLRLASMANPPPHRYAEVFGFCLLFEPRESIIRRISSTLARVSQESMFVWRYPFTNLGGAGTFFPNNGDAGVDTATGANGNAIPLGNQGLAQHLKPQEMTGFSMGPFNQDVEATKGDHVDKRMRMMYQGFEGDFFDADEVETYLRQRGIVIPANVDFVDAEIDMGSFDETPDLSGLGTSSSFFGTQQPPASSQTHYMPSQQATSDISSMWQSTIPATLATTTASMAQASLMAPAMGVDFVNIMPTVEATDPGQFGAGMGSLMDSSYFPRDWATDTSWMKTKVTMDVNRLVAGEFLQLPRLVIHGGAGNIQRDTYPPEQFRAYRKALIDIITRTDQYMRSHEVVSEKSSKKLPSALDVATYAVHLLENNPLFNSGHGAVFTRDGVIELEASVMVSRGYKKRGVGVMGLRHVKNPILLARAMLEHGEDDLEANPRGVNSGDLDVPSAQGHTQLYGKAAEQLAQQYGLELVDPSYFFTQRRWDEHIRALDREKKGQGQATWSATEYLPQGTCGAVALDQDGVICAATSTGGLTNKLTGRIGDTPTIGSGFWAEEWTEDGDPTGLSTWDRLKNDMTESGPSLVLSDVLGGTLADCFPTPVMYTPLKLRGKRVLTTRSIGGSGTGNGDSFLRTNALRTLAAMARWKPESGSKAVTHIAGPGGELERSAGDRWRRTGEGEGGIIGIESVVVRDSHGQIIETRSEVLMDFNCGGMFRAWIDDEGKPQMSIFSNEPSSDL, via the exons ATGCTTGAAGAACCTCAGACCGCTCCTGAGTCGCTGTCAACGCGGAAGCGATCTAAGGCTTCTGAGGAAAACGAAGAGGAACGGAATAAGAAGCGATCAAGAGGCCGTCCACGCCTTGACACCAGAGATGAGACGGCTCAAGAT CGTCGTCGAACGCAGATTCGACTGGCTCAAAGAGCCTATCGTAATCGCAAGGATACTGCCATTACGACCCTTGAGGACAAAgtcaaggatcttgaagatgccAATGAAAACATGAGCAAAGAGTTCATGAACTTTTTTGACTTTGTTCTTTCCCAGGGAATGCTGGAAGGTGCACCTGAAGTTGCAAGACGTCTCAATGATACAACCCGCAAGTTTCTCTCACTCACAAGGAAATCCGCCGATGATTCAAACCGCGATGGCATCGAAGATACTCCAGCCTCTGCGCAAGCACAAGAGCAAGTTGTGTCACAGCCCCCAGGACGGCACCCATCTAGCTCCGACTCCAGCACTAGTGGTGAATTCATGTTACAGAACCCACCTGGTTTTAGCGCTCCTCAAGAGAAGAGCCTGTCTACTCCACGAAGACCGGATCCCACTATACGGCAACAGGCTACGCCTCCCTTGAACCTGCCTTACGAAATTATCACAATGCCAACTACAGATAATGCAAGTTTCCCTGTTTACGACACGCAAACGACAATCAGTTTCGAGCAAAATCCTTTCCTTCAATCACCCTTTCCCAATGTCCATTCGCCAGCCACATATGCGCCCCAAGAACGGAGTTTTGGTCGCCGCCTTCAGAGAGCAACTTTGGAGGCTGGTCTGAGGTTGGCATCGATGGCCAATCCACCTCCTCATCGATATGCTGAGGTCTTTGGATTTTGCCTACTATTCGAACCCAGGGAGTCTATCATTCGCCGCATATCTAGCACATTGGCCAGAGTGAGCCAGGAATCAATGTTTGTCTGGAGGTACCCTTTCACAAACCTGGGTGGTGCTGGGACTTTCTTCCCAAACAATGGAGATGCCGGAGTAGATACAGCAACAGGAGCCAATGGGAACGCGATACCGTTAGGAAATCAAGGGTTGGCACAGCATCTGAAGCCACAGGAGATGACTGGGTTTTCAATGGGCCCTTTTAACCAAGACGTTGAAGCGACCAAAGGTGACCACGTCGACAAACGCATGCGAATGATGTACCAGGGATTTGAAGGGGACTTCTTTGATGCAGATGAGGTGGAAACATATCTACGTCAACGGGGTATCGTGATACCTGCTAACGTGGATtttgttgatgctgaaaTTGATATGGGCTCGTTTGACGAAACTCCAGACCTTTCGGGCTTAGGAAcgagcagcagcttcttcggaACGCAGCAACCCCCTGCGTCAAGCCAGACGCATTATATGCCGTCTCAGCAAGCCACAAGTGACATATCGAGTATGTGGCAAAGTACGATACCTGCCACCCTCGCTACCACCACAGCGTCAATGGCACAAGCTTCTCTCATGGCACCTGCAATGGGCGTAGACTTCGTCAACATTATGCCAACAGTTGAGGCAACCGATCCTGGGCAGTTTGGTGCAGGGATGGGATCTCTCATGGATTCATCATATTTCCCTCGAGATTGGGCCACAGATACCAGTTGGATGAAGACAAAAGTGACGATGGATGTGAATCGACTAGTAGCAGGTGAGTTCCTTCAACTT CCTCGTCTGGTCATTCACGGAGGCGCAGGTAATATCCAGCGCGATACGTACCCGCCGGAACAGTTCCGGGCTTATCGTAAAGCTCTTATTGATATT ATCACCAGAACGGACCAGTACATGAGAAGTCATGAGGTAGTCTCAGAGAAGTCATCCAAGAAGCTCCCTTCAGCTTTAGATGTTGCAACCTATGCAGTCCATCTTCTGGAGAACAATCCCCTATTCAACAGCGGACACGGCGCCGTGTTCACTCGCGATGGAGTTATTGAACTAGAGGCCTCAGTCATGGTATCTCGTGGTTATAAGAAGCGAGGTGTCGGTGTCATGGGTCTCCGCCATGTGAAGAATCCCATCCTCCTAGCCCGGGCAATGCTGGAACATGGTGAAGACGATCTGGAGGCGAATCCTCGAGGAGTCAACTCAGGCGATCTTGATGTCCCATCCGCACAGGGACATACACAGCTCTATGGAAAGGCCGCCGAGCAACTCGCGCAACAGTACGGACTAGAACTTGTCGACCCTAGTTACTTCTTCACCCAACGTCGTTGGGATGAGCATATCAGGGCTCTTGATAGAGAGAAGAAAGGTCAGGGGCAAGCAACCTGGAGTGCGACTGAGTATCTACCTCAAGGGACATGCGGAGCAGTAGCGCTTGATCAAGATGGTGTTATCTGCGCCGCAACCAGTACAGGAGGTTTGACTAACAAACTCACTGGTCGGATTGGTGACACGCCTACAATTGGGTCAGGCTTCTGGGCAGAGGAATGGACCGAGGACGGTGATCCGACCGGGTTGTCCACGTGGGATCGCTTGAAGAATGACATGACCGAGTCGGGCCCCTCACTGGTGCTCAGCGACGTCCTGGGAGGAACATTGGCAGACTGCTTTCCGACTCCTGTGATGTATACTCCCCTCAAGCTCAGAGGTAAACGAGTCTTAACCACGAGATCCATTGGTGGCTCTGGAACTGGCAACGGCGATTCCTTCCTGAGGACAAATGCGCTACGAACCCTTGCAGCTATGGCGAGGTGGAAACCAGAGTCAGGTTCCAAGGCTGTAACCCATATTGCAGGCCCAGGCGGAGAGCTGGAAAGAAGTGCGGGTGATAGATGGCGCCGGACAGGTGAGGGTGAAGGCGGCATCATTGGCATCGAGAGTGTTGTCGTTCGTGATTCGCATGGTCAAATCATCGAGACTCGGTCTGAAGTCCTAATGGATTTCAATTGCGGAGGCATGTTCCGAGCTTGGATTGATGACGAGGGAAAGCCCCAAATGAGCATCTTCAGCAATGAGCCGTCGAGCGACCTATAG
- the CRP6 gene encoding 40S ribosomal protein S27 (EggNog:ENOG41), whose translation MVLAVDLLNPSPAAEAKKHKLKTLVPAPRSFFMDVKCPGCFTITTVFSHAQTVVICQGCTTVLCQPTGGKARLTEGCSFRRK comes from the exons ATG GTTCTCGCCGTTGATCTTCTGAACCCTTCCCCGGCcgccgaggccaagaagcacaaGCTCAAG ACCCTCGTGCCCGCCCCTCGATCCTTCTTCATGGACGTCAAGTGCCCCGGATgcttcaccatcaccaccgtCTTCTCTCACGCCCAGACCGTCGTCATCTGCCAGGGATGCACCACTGTCCTCTGCCAGCCTACCGGTGGTAAGGCTAGATTGACCGAGGGCTGCTCTTTCCGACGGAAGTAA
- a CDS encoding hypothetical protein (EggNog:ENOG41) — MAAKRDLEDLDEGEVLAPQPKRPKKQGGKTRQHQNSGIDPTWGQKYVFAGNGHTTTIPEGEEDDFEDDSEAMAYLNSVRQEANGIPHLLVAPKVQIGPQLPPELRNDDQEQDEQPIDRSVYNNGVGDSRGWYEDGAYMAMPDNAAEDDDYEGGECPDDYDDECDEEAALNEAYFASVMDQYLRLRSILHADLPSNAVSRVVKARLKTDAPAENQSAAIATWSRLLRETDPHPLQVALMSKDTTLRILRILLGGKFLRQGYTLPERTSRWIWALLARMPDKGELNHTEIGWIRDLGRRAVLLGRSLAEMAALREELAEGGLGAHEAVDGSSSDEEVLADPEDMEVEGAISSGQDEDEPTPPAESREEVEKTPKVMEPTTKSPLEPDAEEGEIEDQDEDVAMEIATDSEAEEGEVTAQEPQENLEAARERLLARISNGMTSEDEEDLQKENAKQQLRANLRATLNMILTIAGEFYGQRDLLEFREPFVGM; from the exons ATGGCAGCCAAACGagatcttgaggatctcgatgAGGGCGAAGTATTAGCCCCTCAACCAAAGCGGCCAAAGAAACAAGGTGGCAAAACGCGACAGCACCAAAACTCTGGCATCGACCCAACCTGGGGCCAGAAATATGTCTTCGCAGGAAACGGCCATACAACCACGATCCcggagggagaagaggacgatTTCGAAGATGATTCAGAAGCGATGGCATATTTAAACTCTGTCAG ACAAGAAGCGAACGGGATCCCCCATCTCCTCGTTGCACCAAAAGTTCAAATAGGACCCCAGCTACCCCCCGAGCTTCGAAACGACGACCAGGAACAAGACGAGCAACCTATCGATAGGAGTGTATACAATAATGGTGTTGGCGATTCTCGGGGCTGGTATGAAGACGGCGCATATATGGCAATGCCTGACAACGcggctgaagatgacgattACGAAGGTGGCGAATGCCCGGATGACTACGACGATGAATGCGACGAAGAAGCCGCCTTGAATGAAGCTTACTTTGCATCGGTTATGGACCAATACCTCCGCTTACGGTCGATTCTTCACGCCGATCTTCCCTCCAACGCCGTCTCCCGTGTCGTCAAAGCCCGACTAAAAACTGATGCACCTGCGGAAAATCAATCGGCGGCGATAGCTACGTGGTCACGACTCCTTCGCGAAACCGATCCCCACCCGCTTCAAGTCGCCCTTATGTCTAAAGACACTACACTACGCATTCTGCGCATTCTTCTTGGCGGTAAATTCCTTCGTCAAGGGTACACGCTTCCAGAACGCACAAGCCGTTGGATCTGGGCACTGCTTGCTAGAATGCCGGACAAGGGCGAGCTCAACCACACCGAGATTGGCTGGATTCGCGACCTTGGTCGCAGAGCAGTCCTTTTAGGTCGGAGCCTAGCAGAGATGGCGGCTCTAAGGGAGGAACTTGCAGAGGGTGGACTAGGGGCCCACGAAGCAGTTGATGGAAGCAGtagtgatgaagaagttctGGCAGACCCAGAGGATATGGAGGTCGAAGGTGCTATCAGCTCTGGgcaggatgaggacgagccaacaccaccagctgAGTCCAGAGAAGAGGTCGAGAAGACACCCAAAGTCATGGAACCCACAACAAAATCTCCCCTAGAGCCTGATGCCGAAGAAGGTGAGATAGAAGACCAAGACGAAGATGTGGCTATGGAGATCGCGACCGACTCAGAAGCCGAAGAAGGTGAAGTTACTGCCCAGGAGCCCCAGGAAAACCTCGAGGCAGCAAGGGAACGACTACTCGCCCGGATTAGTAATGGAATGACatcagaagacgaggaggatcttCAAAAGGAGAATGCCAAACAGCAACTACGAGCGAATTTACGTGCGACTCTCAACATGATCTTGACGATAGCTGGTGAGTTTTACGGACAACGAGATCTGCTAGAATTTCGAGAGCCATTCGTTGGTATGTAA
- a CDS encoding hypothetical protein (EggNog:ENOG41): protein MSTPRIKRQFAGASADPSQRQITSFFNARSSDESAIADADKPMQPTLPSNVQANLLSVGMRVRKSVPEGYKTKGTSAFKLWTDNAPVNVSTATAKAPGKGASRELLPFCGINKVGGLDTQPEFEDDVPDLDAIPELTMSQESAEGESYDGSRKRIFDEDDDELDSSFDMGNHGNPRVMAIPVSRKGAGLRSFGQDNRNSGSDFDEADFLVNPEMDLAN, encoded by the coding sequence ATGTCTACTCCTCGTATCAAGCGTCAATTCGCTGGCGCCTCTGCCGACCCATCTCAACGCCAAATCACTTCCTTCTTCAATGCCCGATCATCCGATGAGTCTGCCATTGCCGACGCCGACAAGCCCATGCAGCCTACTCTTCCTTCAAACGTCCAGGCCAACCTACTTAGTGTCGGTATGCGAGTTCGCAAGTCTGTTCCCGAAGGCTACAAGACAAAGGGCACTAGTGCTTTCAAGCTCTGGACAGACAACGCACCTGTAAATGTTTCTACCGCTACTGCGAAGGCACCTGGCAAGGGGGCTTCCCGAGAGCTTCTCCCCTTCTGCGGAATCAACAAGGTTGGCGGCCTCGACACCCAGCCAGAATTCGAGGATGATGTACCAGACCTCGATGCTATTCCCGAGCTCACCATGTCGCAAGAGAGCGCGGAGGGCGAGTCCTACGACGGTTCTCGAAAGCGAATTttcgacgaggatgacgacgagctCGATTCGAGCTTTGACATGGGTAACCATGGAAACCCTCGTGTTATGGCTATCCCAGTTTCACGAAAGGGTGCCGGTTTAAGGAGCTTTGGTCAGGACAACCGCAACTCAGGATctgactttgatgaggctGATTTCCTTGTCAATCCCGAAATGGACCTGGCCAACTAA
- a CDS encoding hypothetical protein (BUSCO:EOG09264873), translating to MSNPLEQRINVPIDDPNADTEWNDILRKHGVIPEKPPSPTPMIEEAILEGRRLAHENRLEGKDLDELDELEDDEDEAFLEQYRQKRMAELNSLQKKALHGSVYPLSKPEYQREVTDASQNGPVFVNLTSSMGNNVESRVLTELWRQAAREYGEIKFCEIRASQAIENYPDRNCPTILVYNKGDIVKQIVTLATIGGVRTTMQQIDNLLVAVGAVPDSDMRIVKRRQAAEDAEEERLAGKSIKTGTAGRSRNVDSEDDDWD from the exons ATGTCTAATCCATTAGAGCAACGCATCAATGTCCCTATTGACGACCCAAATGCAGACACAGAATG GAATGATATTCTTCGAAAACATGGAGTCATTCCTGAGAAGCCACCCAGCCCGACTCCTATGATTGAGGAGGCTATTCTGGAAGGGCGAAGATTGGCACATGAGAATCGCTTGGAAGGCAAAGACCTCGACGAGTTGGACGAACttgaagacgacgaagatgaagcctTCTTGGAGCAATATCGCCAGAAGCGCATGGCCGAGTTGAACAGCCTACAAAAGAAGGCTTTACATGGAAGCGTATATCCTCTATCGAAACCCGAGTATCAACGCGAAGTCACCGACGCATCACAAAATGGACCGGTTTTTGTCAACTTGACCTCTTCAATGGGTAACAATGTTGAGTCGCGAGTCTTGACTGAGCTATGGAGACAGGCTGCGAGGGAGTACGGCGAGATCAAGTTCTGTGAAATCCGAGCGAGCCAAGCCATTGAGAATTATCCGGATCGAAACTGCCCAACCATTTTGGTATACAACAAGGGGGATATTGTTAAGCAAATTGTGACACTGGCAACGATTGGAGGCGTCCGAACAACCATGCAACAGATCGACAACCTCTTGGTCGCAGTCGGTGCTGTACCGGATTCTGACATGCGTATTGTCAAGAGGAGGCAAGCTGCCgaggatgctgaggaggagagattgGCTGGCAAATCTATCAAGACGGGAACGGCTGGAAGGTCACGGAACGTTGACAGTGAGGACGATGACTGGGACTAG